The stretch of DNA ACACGCAGGCCGGCAATGTTCGCCATGACAGTAAATCGGCTGGCGAGATTTTTTTCGAAGTTCCATATGGCCAACCGGTGTGCGAAACGCTATGAAATGGTGATTCGGTGAGGCCTGACTGAGAAGATTCGGAAACCCAGCGACAAGGACGATTTAGACGTGCCAGCTCACATCATTGACGGCAAGGCGTTGGCTGAAAAATTGCGGGTGGAGATCGCCAGCGACGTTTCCACCTTCGTCAACGAAACCGGAGTCACGCCTCATTTGGCAGCGGTACTGGTGGGAGACGATCCGGCGAGCGCCGTCTATGTTCGCAACAAGGAACGCGCCTGCGCCAACGTCGGAATCGGCAGCACGTTGCATCGGCTTGCATCGGAAACGACACAGGCCGAATTGTTGGAGTTGATTCATCAACTCAATGCAGACGACAGCGTACACGGAATTTTGGTGCAGTTGCCTTTACCTGCTCAAATTCATGAAAAAGCGGTCCTCGACGCAGTTTCTGCCCTGAAGGACGTCGATGCGTTTCACCCCGAAAATGTCGGATTGATCGTGCAAGGCCGTCCACGCTTTTTGCCCTGCACGCCGTGCGGCGTCCAACAGATGTTGATTCATCAAGGCGTTCAGACCGCTGGCGCGCATGCGGTCGTAATCGGACGGAGCGAAATTGTCGGCAAACCGTTGGTCAACATGCTGATGCAAAAAGGCGAAGCCGCCAACGCCACCGTGACCGTCTGCCACAGTCGGACACGCGACCTGAACGACATCACACGTCAGGCGGATATTTTGATTGCTGCGATCGGTTTGCCGCTATTTGTGAAGGCCGACATGGTCAAGCCCGGTGCGGCGGTCATAGACGTGGGGATCAATCGGCTGGACGGCAAATTGGTCGGAGATGTCGATTTTGATCAAGTCCGCGAAGTCGCCGGGGCGATTAGTCCTGTTCCGGGCGGAGTCGGACCGATGACGATAACAATGTTGCTGCGCAATACTTTGACGGCTGCAACCTTATTGAGAAAAACGAGTTGATGATCCGGCGCTCTTCCTGATGAAGGGGCGTCCCGTACTTTTGGGATGCGGTTTATTACAAGAACAGGGACGGACGAAAAAATTATGGCTGTCGACCAAAATATTCGTGAAAAATTGTTTCAGGTCATTGATAGTAATTTCTCCATCTCTCGTGGATCGCCCATGCCGTTGGGGCCGACATTGCAGCGGCACGGCATCAACTTTGCCGTTTTCTCAAAACACGCCACCGGTGTGACGTTGGTGTTGTTCGTGCCGGGCGAAATGGAGCCGATCGCGGAGTTTCCGCTCGATCCGCACTACAACCGCACCGGTCAAGTGTGGCACGCCTTTGTGAGCGGCGTCGATGTGGGGATCCAATACGGTTACCGCATGCAGGGACCACACGACCACATCCACAAATTCGACTACGATCAGGTGTTGCTCGATCCCTATGCCCGTTCGGTGTCGGGAAGTTCCCGTTGGGGGTCACGGCACGACATCGACCATCATCACGATCCGCTTGCCGAAGGGGGCGAAGTTCACGGCCAGCATTCGGTCGTGGTCGACGGTGAATTCGATTGGGAATTCGACCAACCGCTCAATCGACCGTTGTGGGAAACGATTATCTACGAAATGCACGTGCGGGGCATGACGGCGAATGAGAATTCGGGCGTGAAACATCCCGGCACGTTTCGGGGACTGATCGACAAAATCCCGTATTTAAAGGATTTGGGGATCACCGCCATCGAACTGCTCCCCATCAACGAGTTTGATGAATCGGGAAATTGGCGCCGCAATCCGCTGACGGGCGAACGATTGTTCGACTATTGGGGCTACAACTCGATTGCCTTCTTCGCCGCCAAAGCCGCGTATGCATCGGACAACGGCGTCGGCGCTGAAGTGAATGAATTTAAAACGATGGTCAAGGCGATGCACGATTCGGGCATCGAGGTCATCCTGGATATCGTGTTCAATCACACGTCTGAGGGAGACGAGCGGGGACGAACGTTGTCGTTTCGCGGCATCGACAACTCGGTCTATTACATGATCGATCCCAAGACGGGACGGCACTACAACTATTCTGGTTGCGGCAACACGATGAACTGCAATCACCCGGTCGTCCGAGACATGATTTTGGACAGCCTACGGTACTGGGTGACGGAAATGCACGTCGACGGGTTCCGCTTCGACTTGGCCTCGATTTTAGGGCGGGGACAGGATGGTTCGGTCTTGCCCAACCCGCCGTTGTTGGAACGCATCGCCGCTGATCCCGTGTTGGCAAATACGAAAATCATTGCCGAGGCTTGGGACGCCGGCGGGCTCTATCAGGTCGGGACGTTTCCCGCCTGGGGCCGCTGGGCGGAATGGAACGGGAAATTCCGCGATGACATCCGCTCGTTTGTAAAAAGCGATCCCGGTGCGGTGGCCTCATTGGCCACCCGTTTGTCCGGTTCGGCCGATTTGTATCAAGGCAGCGGTCGTGCGCCGTATCACAGTATCAATTTCGTCACCAGCCACGATGGCTTCACGATGTCGGACTTGGTTTCCTACAACACGAAGCACAATGAATCCAACGGCGAACGCGGCGCCGATGGCGACAACGACAACCACAGTTGGAATTGCGGCGAAGAAGGACCGACGAAATCGGCGGAGATCAATAAACTCCGCAGGCAGCAGGTCAAAAACATGGCGACCCTGCTGATGTTGTCGCACGGGGTACCCATGCTGCTGGCGGGCGATGAATTCGGTCGCACGCAGAACGGAAATAACAATGCTTATTGCCAAGACAACACCACATCGTGGGTGGATTGGTCGTTGGCGAAAAAGAACAAGGACTTGTTAGAGTTCTTCCAACGACTGATTCAGTTTCGTCGCCGCAATACAATTTTTCAGCGGAGGACATTCGGCGACGATGGCATCACGATTGCTTGGCACGGAAAGCATTTGAACCAGCCCGATTGGTCCTGGGAGTCGCGGAGCTTGGCGATGCGGATGTTCGAAAATCAAGGCACCGAAAACTCGACCGATATTTATCTCATCGCCCACGCACATTGGGTACCGGCAGCATTTGAGCTCCCGGCATTGCCCAGTGGTCGCAAATGGTACCGATTTATTGACACTTCGTGTGGCAAGGACTCAATCGCCGATGTGGATTGTGAAATTCCGCTCTCGGATCAATGCAGCTACAATGTGTTTCCGCGGTCCACTGTTTTGTTGATCGCCAAAGATATCGAAACCCAGCCGTTGCCCTCATCCAATTAGCGGGCAACGCGCATTCACAGAGTCGAACAACACCCGCCCGCGGCGATGTCGCGGTGCGGGTTTTTATTTTTTCGGAGCGGGGACGGTGAGTTTCACTGTCCGTTCTGTTGCCGTCGGATTGACAGTGATCGGGAGCGACCAGTTGGCCGTACGGATTTTGCAGAGTCCGCCAGCACCGTCGCGGCAAAATTGATAGGTCACCGAGATCAACAATGTCGTTGCGCCGGTTTCCTGCTCAAGCGGCAACGCGAATTGTGCTGCTCCGTCAGCGAATTTGGCTTCGCCGCGAATGCCCAGATGTTTGTCAGCAATCAGTGACTGCGCTCCCTGAGCGGTCACACGGTAAGTAACGGGCGCGAGTTTGTTGATTTTAAAGCCGTCGGGAATGTCCAACTGAACCGCAAAGGGCAACGTCTTGCCGGCAGCGATTTCAGTGGGGGGCAGTTTGATGACATTCTTTAGCGGACGCTGTTTGGCGACTGCTTTGGGTGGCGAGGGGGGCATTAAACCGGCGATGTCCAACGTTGTGACTTGCTTGGAATCCAGATCGGCAACACGAATTTGATGATTGTTGGTATCAGCGATGTACAACCGCGATCCCGCTACAGCCAGACCTGCCGGTTCGGAGAACTGCGGCGGCTGAGCTTTGTTGCCAGCTGTGCCGGTTCCCAGGAAAGTCATGCACTGACCCGTGTCGATGTCCACGACTTTGATTTTGTGGTTGTAACTGTCGGCGACATACAGTTTGCCGTTGTCGTAGGTGATCCCCAACGGATGTTGCAGTTTGACTTCGGCGCCAACACCATCGACATCACCGAACCGGAATAGCCCGCCGCCGTTTTTGCCGACGAGCGTGGTGACCGTTCCCTCGGGGTCTAAGTCGATTTTGCGGACCGCCGATGCTTCGCTGTCCACGACGTACAGAAATTCACCATCCGTCGCCACGCCAGAGGGTTGCGCCATCGCCGATTCGAACATCGGTCCGTCAATGACATCCTCACGACCGGAACCTGCATAGGGCCGCACCGTGCCGGCGGTTTCGTCGAGCACCCACATCTGGTGCGGACCGGCCATGGCGATGTAAAGTTGGTCGCCGATGGCTGACAACGCCCAGGGGCTGTTTAATGCGGTCGTCAGCAACTCCTTGCCCACTCTTCGAGACCGGTTTTGTTCGCCCGTGCCGGCCAACGTCGCGACTTGCTTGGTTTTGAGGTCGACTTTGCGGATGAGGTGATTTTCGGTGTCGGCGATGTAAAGCACATCGCCCCGCAGAGCCATGCCTTGTGGATGATCGAACGTGGCTGTGTCGTATCCGCCATCATCGGTGCCCATGTTGCCATTGCCGATGATGTCCACCAGTTTGCCGTCGAGCGTAGTGATGACGATACGATTGTTGTTGCTGTCGGAGATATACAACCGATCAGCAGTTTCGTCAGCCAGCAGTTTGCCGGGATAACGTAGCGGTGTCGGTTGAGCACTTTCGCGTTCCAGCTGAAAGTCGATGGGGGTCTCGTCCAGCGTCCCTTTTTTACGGTGGTATGCGAGCAACGGCTGGATGACGTGTTTGTCGATCGTTTGGTGTTGAAATTCGCCTGAGTT from Symmachiella dynata encodes:
- the folD gene encoding bifunctional methylenetetrahydrofolate dehydrogenase/methenyltetrahydrofolate cyclohydrolase FolD; the protein is MPAHIIDGKALAEKLRVEIASDVSTFVNETGVTPHLAAVLVGDDPASAVYVRNKERACANVGIGSTLHRLASETTQAELLELIHQLNADDSVHGILVQLPLPAQIHEKAVLDAVSALKDVDAFHPENVGLIVQGRPRFLPCTPCGVQQMLIHQGVQTAGAHAVVIGRSEIVGKPLVNMLMQKGEAANATVTVCHSRTRDLNDITRQADILIAAIGLPLFVKADMVKPGAAVIDVGINRLDGKLVGDVDFDQVREVAGAISPVPGGVGPMTITMLLRNTLTAATLLRKTS
- the glgX gene encoding glycogen debranching protein GlgX, which produces MAVDQNIREKLFQVIDSNFSISRGSPMPLGPTLQRHGINFAVFSKHATGVTLVLFVPGEMEPIAEFPLDPHYNRTGQVWHAFVSGVDVGIQYGYRMQGPHDHIHKFDYDQVLLDPYARSVSGSSRWGSRHDIDHHHDPLAEGGEVHGQHSVVVDGEFDWEFDQPLNRPLWETIIYEMHVRGMTANENSGVKHPGTFRGLIDKIPYLKDLGITAIELLPINEFDESGNWRRNPLTGERLFDYWGYNSIAFFAAKAAYASDNGVGAEVNEFKTMVKAMHDSGIEVILDIVFNHTSEGDERGRTLSFRGIDNSVYYMIDPKTGRHYNYSGCGNTMNCNHPVVRDMILDSLRYWVTEMHVDGFRFDLASILGRGQDGSVLPNPPLLERIAADPVLANTKIIAEAWDAGGLYQVGTFPAWGRWAEWNGKFRDDIRSFVKSDPGAVASLATRLSGSADLYQGSGRAPYHSINFVTSHDGFTMSDLVSYNTKHNESNGERGADGDNDNHSWNCGEEGPTKSAEINKLRRQQVKNMATLLMLSHGVPMLLAGDEFGRTQNGNNNAYCQDNTTSWVDWSLAKKNKDLLEFFQRLIQFRRRNTIFQRRTFGDDGITIAWHGKHLNQPDWSWESRSLAMRMFENQGTENSTDIYLIAHAHWVPAAFELPALPSGRKWYRFIDTSCGKDSIADVDCEIPLSDQCSYNVFPRSTVLLIAKDIETQPLPSSN
- a CDS encoding thioredoxin-like domain-containing protein, with translation MQLNRLQWKHQFVNPNGIISVCLCAAVLFGGQIAVADDADKPKTDEAKPTADKPAADADQPVEEKNPFTRHFRVKDFDGGNGWLNTSGPITPQDLRGKIVILDFWTYCCINCIHILPELKALEKKYPDQLVVIGIHSAKFDNEKGTENIRQAIMRYEIEHPVINDSDMTLWRKFFTRSWPTIGIIDPEGYFVGNNSGEFQHQTIDKHVIQPLLAYHRKKGTLDETPIDFQLERESAQPTPLRYPGKLLADETADRLYISDSNNNRIVITTLDGKLVDIIGNGNMGTDDGGYDTATFDHPQGMALRGDVLYIADTENHLIRKVDLKTKQVATLAGTGEQNRSRRVGKELLTTALNSPWALSAIGDQLYIAMAGPHQMWVLDETAGTVRPYAGSGREDVIDGPMFESAMAQPSGVATDGEFLYVVDSEASAVRKIDLDPEGTVTTLVGKNGGGLFRFGDVDGVGAEVKLQHPLGITYDNGKLYVADSYNHKIKVVDIDTGQCMTFLGTGTAGNKAQPPQFSEPAGLAVAGSRLYIADTNNHQIRVADLDSKQVTTLDIAGLMPPSPPKAVAKQRPLKNVIKLPPTEIAAGKTLPFAVQLDIPDGFKINKLAPVTYRVTAQGAQSLIADKHLGIRGEAKFADGAAQFALPLEQETGATTLLISVTYQFCRDGAGGLCKIRTANWSLPITVNPTATERTVKLTVPAPKK